In one Candidatus Nitronereus thalassa genomic region, the following are encoded:
- a CDS encoding HD-GYP domain-containing protein, translating to MKLSPPSVPDHDLNKQLRAAKSQLAIYAKDLKELLVREKKKAKKLEAVNKQMQAYAQDLKAAYHAERQKTMELEKAYADTVVRLTLASRYKDEETGTHIQRLSHYAKTLGLSIGLSEDEAQLIFDAAPMHDVGKVSIPDMIMQKRGPLDEQEWDIVKQHPVFGANLLTGSPSQLLETAREIALTHHERWDGTGYPQGLQKTEIPLGGRMVMLVDTYDALRSQRPYKPAFSHAKVCDIMLHGDHRTRPSHFDPQLLDAFREIHEQFDIIFSEIVEEGPSTSVVD from the coding sequence ATGAAACTTTCTCCTCCTTCAGTCCCCGATCATGATTTGAACAAACAACTTCGCGCGGCCAAATCACAGCTCGCTATTTACGCCAAGGATCTCAAGGAGTTGCTAGTTCGTGAGAAAAAGAAAGCGAAAAAGCTGGAGGCCGTCAATAAACAAATGCAAGCCTATGCCCAAGATCTAAAAGCTGCCTACCATGCTGAGCGACAGAAAACTATGGAATTGGAAAAAGCCTATGCAGATACGGTAGTCAGGCTTACACTGGCTTCACGATATAAAGACGAAGAAACGGGCACGCATATTCAACGATTAAGTCATTATGCCAAAACCCTTGGGCTCAGTATTGGGCTTAGTGAAGATGAGGCTCAACTAATATTCGATGCCGCACCCATGCATGATGTGGGCAAAGTGAGTATTCCGGATATGATTATGCAGAAACGGGGTCCGTTGGATGAACAAGAATGGGATATCGTGAAACAGCACCCGGTATTTGGCGCCAATCTGTTAACCGGTTCCCCGTCGCAACTATTAGAGACCGCGCGCGAGATCGCATTGACGCATCATGAGCGCTGGGACGGGACGGGTTATCCGCAGGGTTTACAAAAAACTGAAATTCCCCTTGGCGGCCGCATGGTCATGTTGGTGGATACCTATGATGCGTTGCGAAGTCAAAGGCCATATAAGCCAGCATTTTCCCATGCCAAGGTCTGTGACATTATGCTGCACGGAGATCATCGAACCCGGCCTTCGCATTTCGATCCACAACTTCTTGATGCATTTCGAGAGATTCACGAACAGTTTGATATCATTTTTTCTGAGATCGTAGAGGAGGGTCCCTCAACCTCTGTTGTTGATTGA
- the pyrE gene encoding orotate phosphoribosyltransferase has product MYKAQLAALFWKYEAFKWDSHDGFLLASGKKSPFYVDCRALLAHPDARWLVANLACASIQQLPFEAIGGLEIGAIPLATAISDYAFATQPSRTYRTFVVRKQAKDHGLGKRIEGAANANDRVLVVDDVLTSGGSILQALRAVEEANLHASHALVLVDRQEQDGKNKVEAAGVSLISLLNLEDLKAAKP; this is encoded by the coding sequence ATGTACAAAGCACAACTCGCGGCATTATTTTGGAAGTACGAAGCCTTTAAATGGGACTCACATGATGGCTTCCTCTTGGCCTCAGGAAAAAAGAGTCCCTTTTACGTCGACTGCCGCGCGTTGCTTGCTCACCCAGATGCCCGATGGCTAGTAGCCAACTTGGCCTGTGCCTCCATCCAACAACTCCCTTTCGAAGCCATTGGCGGTTTGGAAATTGGGGCCATCCCACTGGCCACAGCTATATCCGATTATGCCTTCGCGACTCAACCTTCACGAACCTACCGCACCTTTGTTGTTCGAAAACAAGCAAAAGATCATGGGTTAGGAAAACGGATTGAGGGAGCAGCCAATGCAAACGATCGCGTGCTCGTAGTGGATGACGTACTGACAAGCGGGGGCTCTATTCTTCAAGCCCTTCGGGCCGTAGAGGAAGCAAACCTCCACGCCTCCCATGCTCTCGTCCTTGTGGACCGCCAAGAACAAGACGGCAAAAACAAAGTCGAAGCGGCAGGGGTCTCCTTGATTAGCTTGTTAAATTTGGAAGATTTAAAAGCAGCCAAACCTTAA
- a CDS encoding rhodanese-like domain-containing protein, whose translation MRNLKVYFPLLGFCSLFMIAIGSPAVAAEDFYVLSVHELNGGLNKAPSLAQKGFTLIDVRAPEEHSTGFIPGTDLNIDFREIGARHREIGARLDDHIVVYCQSGHRSNIAAETLASLGYTHVYNVAGSMNAWAEAGYPIQTVNR comes from the coding sequence ATGAGGAACTTAAAAGTATATTTCCCGTTGTTGGGTTTTTGCAGTCTATTCATGATCGCCATCGGGTCCCCTGCTGTGGCCGCGGAAGATTTTTATGTGCTGAGCGTCCATGAATTAAACGGGGGATTAAACAAGGCACCCAGTCTCGCACAAAAAGGATTCACCCTTATCGATGTCCGTGCTCCGGAAGAACATAGCACAGGATTTATTCCCGGGACCGACCTGAATATTGATTTTCGCGAAATTGGTGCTCGTCACCGGGAGATAGGCGCACGATTGGACGACCATATTGTAGTCTACTGCCAATCTGGACACCGCAGTAACATTGCCGCTGAAACCTTAGCCAGTCTTGGGTATACCCACGTCTATAACGTAGCCGGCAGCATGAATGCTTGGGCCGAGGCTGGATATCCCATTCAGACAGTCAACCGATAA